The following coding sequences are from one Paracoccus alcaliphilus window:
- a CDS encoding heavy-metal-associated domain-containing protein: MTQKTILRSDELSCPSCVHKIEKALNALPGVAKAEVRFNTGKIEVEHDPAQSSVEALVEAVRGTGYEARPAAF; this comes from the coding sequence ATGACCCAGAAAACCATCCTTCGCAGCGATGAGCTTTCCTGCCCCTCCTGCGTACACAAGATCGAGAAGGCGCTCAACGCCCTTCCCGGTGTGGCAAAGGCCGAGGTGCGCTTCAACACCGGCAAGATCGAGGTCGAGCACGACCCCGCGCAATCGAGCGTTGAAGCGCTGGTCGAGGCAGTGCGTGGAACCGGCTACGAGGCGCGGCCTGCCGCCTTTTGA
- a CDS encoding cupin domain-containing protein has protein sequence MRGFVDDIEELTEGNTDFRRVLYTARNMQLVLMALQPGEEIGEEVHDDGDQFFRVEDGEGEILIDGNVSRIRADMAMIVPAGARHNVKNTGNEPLKLYTIYSPPEHVDGVVHPTKAEADAAHEHFDGKTTE, from the coding sequence ATGCGTGGATTTGTTGATGACATCGAGGAACTGACCGAAGGAAACACGGATTTTCGCCGTGTTCTTTATACGGCAAGAAATATGCAGCTCGTGCTGATGGCGCTTCAGCCCGGCGAGGAGATCGGCGAAGAGGTTCACGACGACGGCGATCAGTTCTTCCGTGTCGAGGACGGCGAAGGCGAAATCCTGATCGACGGCAATGTGAGCAGGATCAGGGCCGATATGGCCATGATCGTACCGGCCGGTGCGCGGCATAACGTCAAAAACACCGGGAATGAGCCGCTGAAGCTTTATACGATCTACAGCCCTCCCGAGCACGTCGACGGTGTCGTTCATCCAACCAAGGCTGAAGCCGACGCCGCGCATGAACACTTCGACGGCAAGACCACCGAATAA
- a CDS encoding autotransporter outer membrane beta-barrel domain-containing protein → MKFNESGPEVGHRLDHGTMALEPYAGLAHVWMRTDSFAENGGETALAGAEGKMDTTFATIGVRAATTIEAATHKLTVSSGIGWRHAFGDARPELAMAFAGGTGFNVAAAPIARNAAVLDMGVDMELGRNTNLRLDYQGQLATDAREHRLGATLGMQF, encoded by the coding sequence GTGAAATTCAATGAGTCTGGACCCGAGGTCGGCCACCGGCTCGACCATGGCACGATGGCGCTGGAACCCTATGCCGGGCTTGCCCATGTCTGGATGCGCACCGACAGTTTCGCCGAAAACGGCGGTGAAACGGCGCTTGCCGGTGCGGAAGGCAAGATGGACACGACCTTCGCCACAATCGGGGTGCGCGCGGCCACGACCATCGAGGCGGCGACCCACAAACTGACCGTCAGTAGCGGCATCGGCTGGCGTCACGCCTTTGGCGACGCGCGCCCGGAGCTGGCGATGGCCTTTGCAGGGGGCACGGGCTTCAACGTGGCGGCGGCGCCGATTGCCCGCAATGCGGCGGTGCTGGATATGGGGGTCGATATGGAACTTGGCCGCAATACCAATCTGAGGCTGGACTATCAGGGCCAGCTTGCCACGGATGCGCGCGAGCATCGGCTGGGCGCCACTCTCGGCATGCAGTTCTGA
- a CDS encoding IS5 family transposase (programmed frameshift), whose protein sequence is MSNLYWLSDAQMERLKPFFPKSHGKPRVDDRRVLSGIIFINRNGLRWCDAPKEYGPAKTLYNRWKRWSDNGVFARIMVGLAAESADHKTIMIDATYLKAHRTASSLCVKKGGRARQIGRTKGGMNTKLHAVADATGRPIGFFMSAGQVSDYTGAAALLGSLPKAGWLLADRGYDADWFREALKDSGIKVCIPGRKSRRKAVKYDKRRYKRRNRIEIMFGRLKDWRRVATRYDRCPETFFSAIMLAATVLFWL, encoded by the exons ATGAGCAATCTTTACTGGCTGAGCGATGCCCAGATGGAACGCCTGAAGCCGTTCTTTCCCAAGAGTCATGGCAAGCCCCGCGTCGATGATCGCCGCGTTCTCAGCGGCATAATCTTCATCAACCGCAATGGGTTGCGGTGGTGTGATGCGCCGAAGGAATATGGGCCCGCCAAGACCCTCTACAACCGTTGGAAGCGCTGGAGTGACAACGGGGTCTTCGCCAGGATCATGGTCGGCCTGGCCGCTGAGAGCGCCGATCACAAGACGATCATGATCGATGCGACCTATCTCAAGGCACACCGCACGGCGTCGAGCCTGTGCGTGA AAAAAGGGGGGCGCGCACGCCAGATCGGGCGGACAAAAGGCGGCATGAACACCAAACTGCACGCCGTTGCCGATGCCACGGGGCGGCCGATCGGGTTCTTCATGTCGGCCGGCCAGGTCAGCGACTACACAGGCGCCGCGGCTCTTCTGGGCAGTCTGCCGAAGGCGGGTTGGCTGTTGGCTGACAGGGGCTACGACGCTGATTGGTTCAGAGAAGCGTTGAAAGACAGCGGGATAAAGGTCTGCATCCCCGGTCGAAAGTCCCGCAGGAAGGCCGTCAAATACGACAAGCGGCGCTACAAACGGCGCAACCGCATCGAGATCATGTTCGGCCGTCTGAAGGATTGGCGGCGCGTCGCCACCCGATACGACCGCTGCCCGGAAACCTTCTTCTCCGCGATCATGCTCGCCGCAACCGTCTTGTTCTGGCTGTGA
- a CDS encoding serine hydrolase, giving the protein MKATEMFFKTDADWSDRCETIATELVDRFADKGLRSDNFGFVALRENNLGQPPDGFAYRGDWRCYPCSLVKVFHLVHALNAIDTGQVVDDDELSRAMRDMILWSSNTGTNYVIDIITETTGDTMLFGADFDDWRDRREGLNRFYTSTPWPEFGPDFAQCNITQKLMDDIRYGREAQYAGSSGQYLNALTPIAGARLFYEIFSGNVPLSVPARQRAQDILLRDRTSVEAALPHFQVDKFLGGGVPDEARLWSKAGQNSWTGDERASYYKHDLIRVDLPGSAPVILCLMTQGKGVCEDHPMAFPEIGQFFCDKLMI; this is encoded by the coding sequence ATGAAAGCCACCGAGATGTTCTTCAAAACCGACGCGGATTGGTCCGACCGCTGCGAAACCATCGCGACAGAACTGGTTGACCGCTTTGCTGACAAAGGCTTGCGTTCAGACAATTTCGGCTTTGTGGCGTTGCGTGAGAATAATCTTGGCCAACCGCCCGACGGCTTCGCCTACCGCGGCGATTGGCGCTGCTATCCATGCAGTCTGGTGAAAGTCTTTCATCTGGTTCACGCGCTGAATGCGATCGATACTGGTCAGGTTGTGGATGACGACGAGTTGTCCCGTGCCATGCGTGATATGATCCTGTGGTCCTCGAATACCGGCACTAATTACGTCATAGACATCATCACCGAAACCACCGGCGACACGATGCTGTTCGGCGCCGATTTTGACGACTGGCGCGACCGGCGCGAGGGCCTGAATCGCTTTTATACATCAACGCCGTGGCCTGAATTTGGCCCGGACTTCGCCCAATGCAACATCACGCAAAAGTTGATGGATGACATCCGCTACGGGCGTGAAGCACAATACGCGGGGTCGTCGGGTCAATATCTGAACGCTCTGACTCCAATCGCTGGCGCACGCCTCTTTTACGAAATTTTTTCCGGCAATGTCCCGCTATCCGTGCCGGCACGCCAGCGAGCACAAGATATATTATTACGCGACCGGACCAGCGTCGAGGCAGCACTGCCCCATTTCCAGGTGGACAAGTTCCTTGGCGGCGGGGTTCCAGACGAGGCCCGACTCTGGAGCAAAGCCGGACAAAACAGCTGGACCGGCGACGAGCGAGCTTCGTATTACAAGCACGACCTGATCCGGGTGGACCTGCCTGGATCAGCACCAGTCATCCTCTGCCTGATGACTCAGGGGAAGGGAGTTTGCGAAGATCACCCCATGGCCTTCCCCGAGATTGGTCAATTTTTCTGCGATAAACTTATGATTTAA
- a CDS encoding ABC transporter ATP-binding protein, whose amino-acid sequence MSQLDFQKVERRFPVKRGVLDSLAGRPQIYLHAVRGVDLQVNSGEILGIVGESGCGKSTLARIGVGLQPTDGGRVMFKDSLLSGPDPAGRLQMVFQDPYSSLNPRMTIGAQLAEVVAHYFPKLSRAGRTSRVAEILEEVSLAPETALKFPHALSGGQRQRVSIARALCPEPEILVADEPVSALDASVQAQIINLLKKLNREKGLTIIFISHDMNVVRYLCDRVAVMYLGEIVELQDSQNLFADPRHPYTRALIAAVPDVRQTQPLAEPITGEVPDPFTVLPGCRFAPRCPLAEAACQKPQPMLSDGRSGSVRCWKAVASN is encoded by the coding sequence ATGTCCCAGCTTGATTTTCAGAAGGTTGAGCGCCGGTTCCCGGTCAAGCGCGGCGTTCTCGATTCGCTTGCAGGACGGCCGCAGATTTATCTGCACGCAGTGCGGGGCGTGGATCTGCAAGTCAACTCGGGGGAAATTCTTGGTATCGTCGGTGAAAGCGGATGCGGGAAAAGCACTCTCGCGCGCATCGGCGTCGGGCTTCAGCCAACTGACGGCGGAAGGGTCATGTTCAAAGACTCGCTGCTTTCCGGACCCGATCCGGCCGGTCGACTGCAGATGGTGTTTCAGGACCCGTATTCCTCGCTGAACCCGCGCATGACCATTGGGGCGCAACTGGCGGAAGTCGTCGCCCATTATTTCCCGAAACTGTCACGTGCCGGGCGCACATCACGTGTTGCCGAAATCCTCGAAGAGGTCAGCCTTGCCCCTGAAACAGCGTTGAAATTTCCACATGCCCTTTCAGGTGGTCAGCGCCAGCGCGTATCGATCGCACGCGCGCTGTGCCCGGAACCGGAAATCCTGGTGGCGGATGAACCCGTCTCTGCGCTCGATGCGTCAGTTCAGGCGCAAATCATAAATCTGCTGAAAAAGCTGAATCGCGAGAAAGGACTGACGATCATCTTCATCTCACATGACATGAATGTGGTTCGATATCTCTGCGACCGGGTGGCTGTCATGTATCTGGGCGAGATTGTTGAACTGCAGGACAGTCAAAACCTCTTTGCTGATCCACGCCATCCCTATACCCGGGCGCTGATCGCCGCCGTGCCGGACGTCCGCCAAACACAGCCTCTGGCGGAACCCATAACTGGCGAAGTCCCCGATCCTTTCACTGTCCTGCCTGGGTGTCGTTTTGCGCCCCGCTGTCCGCTTGCGGAGGCCGCCTGTCAGAAGCCTCAACCGATGCTTTCAGACGGCCGGAGCGGAAGTGTCCGCTGCTGGAAGGCAGTTGCCTCCAACTGA
- a CDS encoding ABC transporter ATP-binding protein: MSLLSIRDLVTEFESPSGTVRAVDGVSFDVQPGEIFGIVGESGCGKSATCRSILRLFGGSQARISGGQIVLEGAGDLPGLNERQLAQVRGRDVAFIFQDPLTALNPTMKVGKQITEVIRRHQKITRAEARMTALQLLKDVQVTSPERRLEAYPHELSGGLRQRVVIAMALALRPQLIVADEPTTALDVTVQDQILRLLRERRDKLGTSIILITHDLGVVSQICDRMAVMYAGRVVETGAVREVLDRPAHPYTQALLAALPGRVGRDHALTPIEGGPPSLVSPPPGCRFAPRCKHAQAECSIGAPPPLHSREGSSEGHVDACILTEVAHVPA; this comes from the coding sequence ATGAGTCTTCTGAGTATCCGTGATCTCGTCACAGAATTCGAAAGCCCGTCAGGCACCGTTCGTGCGGTGGATGGCGTCAGCTTCGATGTCCAGCCGGGCGAAATTTTCGGAATCGTTGGCGAGTCCGGCTGCGGAAAGTCGGCAACCTGCCGTTCGATACTCCGACTGTTTGGAGGCTCACAGGCCCGGATCTCTGGTGGCCAGATCGTGCTGGAAGGCGCAGGTGATCTGCCCGGACTCAACGAAAGACAACTGGCACAGGTACGCGGGCGGGATGTGGCGTTCATTTTTCAGGATCCGCTGACTGCACTGAACCCGACAATGAAAGTCGGCAAACAGATCACCGAAGTGATCCGTCGCCACCAGAAGATCACTCGTGCAGAAGCACGCATGACGGCGCTGCAGCTCTTAAAGGACGTGCAAGTCACCTCGCCCGAACGGCGGCTGGAAGCCTATCCGCATGAACTATCAGGTGGGCTACGCCAGCGGGTCGTCATCGCCATGGCGCTGGCCTTGCGACCCCAACTTATCGTTGCTGATGAACCAACGACCGCGCTGGATGTAACTGTTCAGGATCAGATCCTGCGCTTACTGAGAGAGCGCCGCGACAAGCTTGGCACATCAATCATCCTGATCACGCATGACCTGGGTGTTGTATCGCAGATCTGCGACCGGATGGCCGTCATGTATGCGGGGCGCGTGGTCGAAACCGGCGCTGTGCGTGAGGTTCTGGATCGCCCTGCGCATCCCTATACCCAGGCGCTGCTGGCAGCCCTGCCTGGCCGGGTCGGGCGGGATCATGCCCTGACTCCAATCGAGGGCGGCCCGCCAAGCCTGGTCAGCCCGCCTCCTGGTTGCCGCTTTGCGCCGCGCTGCAAGCACGCACAAGCCGAGTGCTCGATCGGTGCGCCCCCTCCGCTGCACTCACGAGAAGGATCGTCCGAGGGGCATGTAGATGCCTGCATTCTGACCGAGGTTGCTCATGTCCCAGCTTGA
- a CDS encoding ABC transporter permease, protein MSVLKNLLRTPAGAIGLTMLTITAALTALTPYMSPYDPFALDFANAMQSPSATHWFGTDNFGRDIFTRVMAGAVYDLRLALICVFGPMTIGVMIGLAAGFFGGKIDAALMRLTDIVWAFPFYVLVLAIVGVLGPSETNLYIAFFLVNWIGYARIVRGETLLIARLEFIEATRVLRFGKLRVMLRHILPNAITPALVYSMSDVVLTVQAVAAMSFFGLGVQPPAPEWGLLIVESIDYMRDAPWMTIFPGLAIVWIGIAFALLGEGLSTALKPKG, encoded by the coding sequence ATGTCCGTCCTGAAAAACCTGCTGCGCACCCCAGCGGGCGCCATCGGCCTGACGATGCTGACAATCACTGCAGCACTGACTGCCCTCACACCATATATGTCGCCCTATGACCCTTTCGCGCTGGATTTCGCGAATGCCATGCAATCACCTTCCGCGACTCATTGGTTCGGCACCGACAACTTCGGTCGGGACATATTTACCCGAGTCATGGCCGGTGCGGTCTATGATTTACGGCTGGCGCTGATCTGTGTCTTCGGCCCGATGACCATCGGCGTGATGATTGGTCTTGCCGCCGGCTTTTTCGGCGGCAAAATCGATGCAGCTCTGATGCGCCTGACCGATATTGTCTGGGCATTTCCCTTTTATGTATTGGTTCTGGCCATCGTCGGCGTTCTGGGCCCAAGCGAGACGAACCTCTATATCGCCTTCTTTCTCGTCAACTGGATTGGCTATGCCCGCATCGTTCGCGGCGAGACGCTTTTGATCGCACGACTGGAATTCATCGAAGCCACCCGCGTCCTGCGGTTTGGGAAATTGCGGGTGATGCTGCGTCACATCCTGCCGAACGCAATCACTCCTGCGCTGGTGTATTCCATGTCCGATGTGGTGCTGACGGTTCAGGCTGTGGCGGCCATGTCGTTCTTCGGGCTCGGAGTGCAGCCACCGGCACCGGAATGGGGTCTGCTGATCGTCGAGAGCATCGACTACATGCGCGATGCCCCCTGGATGACGATCTTCCCGGGCCTTGCCATCGTCTGGATCGGAATCGCCTTCGCGCTGCTCGGCGAGGGACTATCCACCGCTCTGAAGCCAAAAGGGTGA
- a CDS encoding ABC transporter permease — MFLAILRRLLMLIPVLLGITVISFLLLQIMPGDPASRAMGTRASAEDLQAMRELWGLDKPIWVQYLYFLRDCVTGSFGVSIFHKQPIITLVADRLPYTLAIVVYSTVIALLIALPFAILAAANRGRYLDVAIRQIFVVLIALPPFWLCYVLILGLALSLGLFPTGGVGTGFFQNLYRLFLPSLVVGLSTASLIQQSLRAALIDAMKADYIDTARAKGLRNHEVFLRHVLPNSLISTISIIGVRVSWIIGGTVVVEKIFSVPGLGSLLIDAIVSRDLPVIRGLTVFFAIMVVVVNLITDICYALADPRVRLE, encoded by the coding sequence ATGTTCCTCGCTATTCTCAGACGTCTGCTGATGCTGATCCCGGTCCTGCTGGGGATCACGGTTATCAGCTTTCTGCTCTTGCAGATCATGCCCGGAGATCCCGCCTCACGCGCCATGGGCACCCGAGCCAGCGCAGAGGACCTGCAGGCCATGCGCGAATTGTGGGGCCTCGATAAACCCATCTGGGTGCAATATCTCTATTTCCTGCGCGATTGCGTTACCGGCAGCTTTGGCGTGTCGATCTTTCACAAGCAGCCCATCATCACGCTCGTTGCCGACAGGTTGCCCTACACTTTGGCCATTGTGGTCTATTCGACCGTGATCGCTCTTTTGATCGCTCTTCCGTTCGCGATTCTGGCGGCGGCAAATCGCGGGCGCTATCTGGATGTTGCGATCCGGCAGATATTCGTCGTCCTGATCGCTTTGCCACCCTTCTGGCTATGTTACGTTCTGATCCTGGGTCTGGCGCTCAGCTTGGGCCTGTTTCCCACCGGTGGCGTCGGAACGGGCTTCTTCCAGAATCTTTACAGGTTGTTCCTGCCCTCTCTGGTCGTCGGACTGTCTACCGCATCGTTAATCCAGCAAAGTCTTCGGGCTGCCTTGATCGATGCGATGAAGGCCGATTACATTGATACCGCCCGTGCCAAGGGGCTTCGCAACCATGAAGTCTTTTTGCGTCATGTACTGCCGAACAGTCTGATTTCGACCATCTCTATCATTGGCGTTCGGGTGAGCTGGATCATCGGCGGCACGGTCGTGGTCGAGAAGATCTTTTCGGTCCCGGGCCTTGGCAGCCTGCTGATCGACGCCATCGTTTCGCGCGACCTGCCGGTCATTCGGGGACTGACAGTGTTTTTCGCCATCATGGTGGTGGTCGTGAACCTGATCACCGACATCTGTTACGCGTTGGCCGATCCGCGTGTTCGGTTGGAGTGA
- a CDS encoding ABC transporter substrate-binding protein, whose protein sequence is MNPGLNLKALLLASAMTAAGIPAAADTLRVAMGFDPLSLDPIATSDNGSIWTQLLIFDTLVRPDATGEGLEPGLAESWTVSEDGMTLTFNLREAKFSDGTPVTAEDVRFSIERAASEGSSWGRFYRPFTSFEVINDRQIVMQLDEPFTPGFNNLALFAAAILPKDQVEEKGDAFFDAPVGSGPFILTNWARGARITLEKNPNYWQEGKPHVDDAVLEIVAEPSARVIKLEAGEVDIALDPPLNQLKDLEAKSGITVGQIIPYRADFVQLNTTRKPFDDERVRQALNMAIDKDALVQGVLYGAGEPAASAMPVMAYADPELTQYPYDPEKAKELLSEAGYGDGFDAQLLVDSGAATSRNAAIALQAMLQQVGVKLQLQMLEGGTQWETTKSGNYDMSVSYTTSDTIDPDQIIGFVGVNPERANAYHTEWKSDRLNELYEEERRTADGDERGDMFREMIQILHDEAPYIFLYHPASAWAAQDYVTDFQVLPTSNFRLEDVKIEK, encoded by the coding sequence ATGAATCCCGGACTTAATCTGAAAGCATTGCTGCTGGCCTCTGCCATGACCGCAGCGGGCATCCCGGCGGCGGCCGACACGCTTCGTGTCGCGATGGGCTTCGACCCGCTGAGCCTTGATCCCATTGCGACCAGCGACAACGGCTCGATCTGGACCCAGCTTCTGATCTTCGACACGCTGGTTCGCCCGGACGCAACCGGAGAAGGCCTTGAGCCTGGCCTCGCCGAAAGCTGGACGGTCTCCGAAGATGGCATGACGCTGACTTTCAACCTGCGCGAGGCGAAATTCTCGGATGGCACGCCGGTCACGGCAGAGGACGTGCGGTTCTCGATCGAACGCGCAGCCTCCGAAGGGTCCTCTTGGGGGCGGTTCTATCGACCGTTCACCAGCTTCGAGGTCATCAACGACCGCCAAATCGTAATGCAGCTTGATGAGCCATTCACGCCAGGCTTCAATAATCTCGCGCTCTTCGCAGCCGCGATTCTGCCCAAGGATCAGGTTGAAGAAAAGGGTGATGCCTTTTTCGACGCTCCGGTGGGATCAGGGCCTTTCATACTGACCAACTGGGCGCGTGGCGCGCGGATCACATTGGAGAAGAACCCTAATTATTGGCAAGAGGGCAAGCCTCATGTCGATGACGCCGTGCTTGAAATCGTGGCCGAACCGTCTGCCCGGGTAATCAAGTTGGAAGCCGGCGAGGTGGACATTGCACTCGACCCGCCATTGAACCAGCTCAAGGATCTTGAAGCCAAGTCCGGCATTACAGTCGGCCAAATCATCCCCTATCGCGCCGATTTCGTTCAGTTGAACACCACCCGCAAGCCTTTCGACGACGAGCGCGTCCGACAGGCACTGAACATGGCCATCGACAAAGATGCGCTGGTTCAGGGCGTGCTTTATGGTGCCGGCGAGCCCGCGGCATCGGCGATGCCTGTCATGGCCTATGCAGATCCGGAACTGACGCAATATCCCTATGACCCGGAGAAGGCAAAAGAGTTGCTGTCTGAAGCTGGTTATGGTGACGGGTTCGATGCGCAGCTTCTGGTGGATTCGGGCGCTGCGACCAGCCGTAACGCGGCTATCGCGCTGCAAGCGATGCTTCAGCAGGTTGGTGTCAAACTGCAGCTGCAAATGCTCGAAGGCGGAACGCAGTGGGAAACCACCAAATCCGGTAACTACGATATGTCGGTTTCCTATACGACCTCCGACACGATCGACCCCGACCAGATAATCGGCTTTGTCGGTGTGAACCCCGAACGGGCAAATGCCTATCATACGGAATGGAAGAGCGACCGCCTGAACGAGCTTTACGAGGAGGAGCGCCGGACGGCAGACGGCGATGAACGCGGTGACATGTTCAGGGAAATGATCCAGATACTGCATGACGAAGCACCCTACATTTTCCTGTATCACCCTGCCTCGGCGTGGGCGGCGCAAGATTATGTCACGGATTTTCAGGTCCTGCCGACCTCCAACTTCCGCCTGGAAGACGTGAAGATCGAAAAGTGA
- a CDS encoding LysR family transcriptional regulator produces the protein MNLRELELFGTLMRVGTTTETARLLGISQPAVSGQLKRLEGRLGMSLFHRTGNRLEPTREANELFAMAMPIFSTHATIRSKLPGLRDLAEKPVAISVTPALVEGFIGSILVRAGYQNWKKRITIRVHTPEDDLRNGEADIGLQMAVPPRAEFQAHTVGKIPLVAVLPENGPLAQQPELTCARIAAYPLVCYNADWSPMGESIRRAFAAQGLAYDPACVVPFCANVCSMVRVCGGVGIVDAMTARDYIMRGLVTRPIRDLPDVSIVAFHRRHEPLRAPVQDLLSALLKYEATVQKKA, from the coding sequence ATGAACCTGCGCGAGCTTGAGTTGTTCGGAACGTTGATGCGGGTGGGGACCACTACGGAGACCGCGCGACTTCTGGGAATATCCCAGCCTGCGGTCAGTGGTCAGTTGAAGCGACTGGAAGGCAGGCTCGGCATGTCGCTGTTCCATCGAACGGGCAACCGATTGGAGCCTACCCGTGAAGCGAATGAACTTTTTGCCATGGCCATGCCCATTTTCAGCACGCACGCGACGATTCGGTCGAAACTCCCGGGCCTGCGCGATCTTGCGGAAAAACCAGTGGCAATCTCGGTGACACCGGCGCTTGTCGAAGGCTTCATTGGTTCGATCCTGGTTCGCGCGGGTTATCAGAACTGGAAGAAGCGGATCACTATACGGGTCCATACGCCCGAGGATGATCTACGTAACGGCGAAGCGGATATCGGCTTGCAGATGGCGGTTCCGCCGAGAGCCGAGTTTCAGGCTCATACTGTTGGCAAGATACCGTTGGTTGCCGTGCTGCCCGAGAATGGTCCACTGGCGCAACAACCGGAACTTACATGTGCACGAATCGCGGCATATCCATTGGTTTGCTACAATGCGGACTGGTCACCGATGGGCGAGAGCATTCGCCGCGCTTTCGCGGCTCAAGGTCTGGCATACGATCCGGCTTGTGTGGTGCCATTCTGTGCAAACGTTTGCAGTATGGTGCGTGTTTGCGGAGGGGTGGGTATCGTCGATGCCATGACAGCGCGCGACTATATCATGAGAGGGTTGGTGACCCGGCCCATTCGTGACCTGCCTGACGTATCGATTGTCGCCTTCCATCGACGGCACGAACCATTGCGCGCGCCAGTGCAGGATCTTCTCAGTGCATTGCTGAAATATGAGGCTACTGTCCAAAAGAAAGCATAG
- a CDS encoding cupin domain-containing protein — protein MSSEGPHLGDEVGPRIRIHRLDLGLSLLELSKRSGVSVANISKIETGKIVGGFQTIYRICRGLGILVTDLLEESQPVAGPIRVLREGEAEVQETALYTYIPLSTRPGGGLNAAIMIVHSRDLPDPVDWSNHRGEEMVTVLSGSVVLHCEGQKPVLLNEGDSANFESGPRHCYVCCSQMSARLLFVSTRPGSGPSVENI, from the coding sequence TTGTCATCGGAAGGCCCGCATCTCGGGGACGAGGTCGGACCCCGCATCCGCATACATCGGCTCGACTTGGGCCTGTCGCTGCTGGAGCTAAGCAAACGCAGCGGGGTTTCCGTTGCGAATATCAGCAAAATCGAGACCGGAAAGATCGTCGGTGGCTTTCAGACGATCTATCGGATTTGCCGGGGTCTCGGGATTCTCGTGACCGATCTTCTTGAAGAGAGCCAACCTGTCGCCGGTCCGATCCGGGTTTTGCGCGAAGGCGAGGCCGAAGTTCAGGAAACTGCGCTTTACACCTATATTCCGCTTTCGACCCGGCCGGGCGGAGGGCTGAACGCCGCGATCATGATCGTCCACAGCCGTGACCTCCCCGACCCGGTGGATTGGAGTAATCACAGGGGCGAAGAAATGGTGACGGTGCTTTCGGGGAGTGTGGTTTTGCATTGCGAAGGGCAAAAACCCGTTTTGCTGAACGAGGGCGATAGTGCGAACTTCGAGTCGGGGCCGCGGCACTGCTATGTCTGCTGCTCTCAGATGTCGGCCCGCTTGCTTTTTGTTTCGACTCGACCGGGCAGCGGCCCTTCGGTTGAAAACATATAG